The nucleotide window CTATCTCAGGGAATGGCATGATCTTGTTCATAATCATCACTGAGTCAAGCCTTCATGAGCCCATGTACTATTTCCTCTCCATGCTATCCTTCTCAGACCTAGGATTATGCCTTTCCACATTGGTCACCATGGTGGGTATTTTCTGGTTCAACACTCGAGAAATCAGCTTTGATGCCTGTATTGGCCAAATGTTCTTCATCCATGGTTTTACCTTAATGGAGTCCTCGGTACTCCTTGCAATGGCCTTTGATCGATACATTGCCATCTGTAATCCACTGAGATATGCCACAATCTTAACCAATTCAACGATCATCAAAGTGGGCTTTGCCATTGTTGTTCGGGTGACAACAGTTGTAGTGCCTTTACTCCTGCTCCTTAAGCGTCTGTCCTTCTGTGGAAGTCATGTTCTGCACCATTCATATTGCTTCCACCCTGATGTGATGAAGCTTTCATGCACAGACACCAGGATCAACAGTGCATTTGGTCTGGCCATCGTCATCTCTACCGCTGCCTTGGACTCTGTCTTGATCCTCCTCTCCTATGTCCTGATCATCCGCTCCGTGCTCAACATTGCCTCCCCAGAAGAGCGGAAAAAGGCCTTTGGAACATGTGTATCCCACACAAGTGCCGTTGCCATCTTCTACATCCCCACGATCAGCTTGTCACTGGTGCATAGATTTGGGAAGCACGCCCCTCCCCTTGTGCATACTCTCATTGCCAACATGTATCTGCTCATCCCTCCTGTAATGAATCCCATAATCTACAGTGTGAAGACAAAGCAAATTCGCAAGGCCATGGTCAAAATATTCCTTTCCAAGCTAATTTAGGACATTTTTCGCTGTGTTCTTTCTTTACATTGTCCTGATTACTTTGATCATTCACTAATGTGTTACCACTatacattgaagtatagttacaCATGCTTTTATTCTTCTGATGAGCCAGTAAAATACAATTTGAAGAGTTCTAGACTGAATTCTTTAAGAACAGGGAGTATGTCTTATGTTATGTAAGCCTATCACAAATACTGTACCTGACACAGAATAGGATGATAGTTAAAGTATGTCTGCAAAAGGACAAATTAACTCATAAATTGCAGTCCAAATAGTCTCACCACTTCTACTGCATGCAGTTATCAAGACATGTATGATATAATTTTGATCAGTAGCAAAGTCTAGGTTTCAGTGATTCTTAGTTATTGGAAATTCTTACTATTTCCCCAAATAGATTATTCATGGCTGAGAATCATGAATAAGCACAATAAACTAGAAGAAATGTGAATTAAAGTGTACTTTTTTTATTCTTAACGGAGTTCCTCAGAACTTTTGgtaaattttttaacattttgagtaTCTAATGTCTAGTGATTCATCTTCTAAATGTGTGTCTAATGGGGGCAAGTGGCAAGAATGCAATGATGTGTTGTCATGTTCAACACATCATTATATATTCAAAGATAATTTAGAAACtacttaaatgtttatttgagAATATTGGTAAAATATTATATGAACTATCATCCAACAAGTTAAA belongs to Bos indicus x Bos taurus breed Angus x Brahman F1 hybrid chromosome 15, Bos_hybrid_MaternalHap_v2.0, whole genome shotgun sequence and includes:
- the LOC113904785 gene encoding olfactory receptor 51F2-like, which translates into the protein MPSFNQSTFHPTVFFLTGIPGFETYHAWIFIPFCCLYVIAISGNGMILFIIITESSLHEPMYYFLSMLSFSDLGLCLSTLVTMVGIFWFNTREISFDACIGQMFFIHGFTLMESSVLLAMAFDRYIAICNPLRYATILTNSTIIKVGFAIVVRVTTVVVPLLLLLKRLSFCGSHVLHHSYCFHPDVMKLSCTDTRINSAFGLAIVISTAALDSVLILLSYVLIIRSVLNIASPEERKKAFGTCVSHTSAVAIFYIPTISLSLVHRFGKHAPPLVHTLIANMYLLIPPVMNPIIYSVKTKQIRKAMVKIFLSKLI